Proteins from a genomic interval of Alteromonas macleodii ATCC 27126:
- a CDS encoding anti-phage deoxyguanosine triphosphatase: protein MATSDWELALHERRLPRSETRDGDHRNPYQRDKARVLHSAAFRRLQAKTQVLGVGLSDFYRTRLTHSLEAAQIGTGITAQLWVKFPDIASTLALDPTLIETLCLAHDIGHPPFGHGGEIALNYMMHQYGGFEGNGQTFRIITQLEPYTAEHGMNLCRRSVLGLVKYPNFIDALHSKGPTPERPVSLRQVKAHDWHPPKGLFRCDEPLFDWLLTPFSNEDKDGFMQFTAKLNAHSKTQFKSFDCSIMELSDDIAYGIHDLEDAIVMDMVDKHHFVEDVTTPLKALDVPWLSDNIEVLTNKLFSAAHHERKNAIGALVNSFITAIEIKGVEGFAHPLLAFNAVMPEHFAQALELFKRFVFNKVIRRPDVQLLEYKGQLVVMELFEAFASDPDRLLPENTQVRWRKACESGNGMRVLADYISGMTDEFASRLYSNIFSPKQGGIQDSLHM from the coding sequence TTGGCAACAAGCGATTGGGAATTAGCATTACACGAGCGTCGTTTACCCCGTAGCGAAACAAGAGACGGCGATCATCGCAATCCATATCAACGTGATAAAGCGCGCGTTCTTCACAGCGCCGCCTTTCGTAGATTGCAGGCAAAAACCCAGGTGCTCGGTGTGGGGCTGAGCGACTTCTATCGCACTCGACTAACCCACTCTCTAGAAGCCGCCCAAATTGGCACCGGTATTACTGCCCAACTTTGGGTGAAATTTCCAGATATTGCCTCGACGTTAGCGCTTGATCCTACGTTAATCGAAACCCTCTGTTTGGCTCACGATATTGGTCATCCCCCATTCGGCCATGGTGGTGAAATTGCGCTTAATTACATGATGCACCAATACGGCGGGTTTGAAGGAAACGGACAAACTTTTAGGATCATCACTCAGCTAGAGCCCTATACCGCCGAACACGGCATGAATTTATGCAGAAGAAGCGTGTTAGGCTTGGTTAAATATCCGAATTTTATCGATGCCCTTCATAGTAAAGGACCTACGCCAGAGCGCCCTGTTTCACTTCGTCAGGTGAAGGCCCACGACTGGCATCCGCCAAAAGGTCTGTTTCGCTGCGATGAGCCCCTGTTCGACTGGCTACTTACGCCATTTAGCAATGAAGATAAAGATGGGTTTATGCAGTTTACTGCAAAACTGAATGCACACAGTAAAACGCAATTTAAATCGTTCGACTGCTCAATTATGGAACTGTCTGACGATATCGCCTATGGCATTCACGACTTAGAAGATGCCATTGTAATGGATATGGTCGACAAGCATCACTTTGTCGAGGATGTAACCACGCCGCTAAAAGCGCTAGATGTACCGTGGCTGTCAGACAATATAGAAGTGCTAACCAATAAGCTATTTAGCGCTGCACATCACGAAAGAAAAAATGCCATAGGCGCGCTGGTAAATAGCTTTATTACAGCTATTGAAATAAAAGGCGTTGAGGGTTTCGCTCACCCGTTACTGGCGTTCAACGCCGTAATGCCTGAACATTTTGCACAAGCCTTGGAGCTTTTCAAACGCTTTGTGTTTAACAAAGTAATACGCCGCCCCGATGTGCAGCTTCTTGAATACAAAGGACAGCTGGTGGTTATGGAGCTTTTTGAAGCCTTTGCATCAGATCCCGACCGCTTACTTCCCGAAAACACTCAAGTTCGCTGGCGTAAGGCCTGCGAGAGCGGCAATGGTATGCGCGTTCTCGCCGACTATATATCGGGTATGACCGATGAATTCGCATCTCGCCTATACAGTAATATCTTTTCACCTAAACAAGGCGGTATTCAAGATAGTCTGCATATGTAG
- the msrP gene encoding protein-methionine-sulfoxide reductase catalytic subunit MsrP, with product MPKPFKPSVKLTDNDVTNEDVYKSRRSLLKSMGFVGASTLLAKSAGAAGWFWEDEEEKAAFKGKALEFSQPPEFQITETRTPEDKVTSYNNFYEFGTSKDAPAKNATEFQTNPWTLKVDGMVKNPIELDHDALTKRFPLEERIYRLRCVEAWSMVVPWIGFELGALLKQVEPLMSAKYVAFETLYDPEQMPGQRSRFTGGGIDYPYVEGLRLDEAMHPLTLMSVGLYGKTLPPQNGAPIRLVVPWKYGFKSIKSIVRIRLTDKKPPTTWNRLAANEYGFYANVNPNVSHPRWSQASERRITTGGLLARNRIDTQMFNGYSEVAPLYKDMDLSRYY from the coding sequence ATGCCAAAACCATTTAAACCCTCAGTAAAATTAACTGATAACGACGTAACCAATGAAGACGTTTACAAGAGTCGCCGTTCATTGCTCAAATCTATGGGCTTTGTGGGAGCGTCTACGCTGTTGGCGAAGTCGGCAGGCGCTGCCGGTTGGTTTTGGGAAGATGAAGAAGAGAAGGCAGCGTTTAAGGGAAAGGCGCTGGAGTTTAGTCAGCCCCCTGAGTTTCAAATAACGGAAACCCGAACGCCTGAAGATAAAGTGACCAGCTACAACAACTTCTATGAGTTTGGCACATCTAAAGATGCACCAGCCAAAAATGCGACTGAATTTCAAACTAATCCATGGACGTTAAAAGTTGACGGGATGGTTAAAAACCCCATTGAGCTTGATCACGATGCCTTGACAAAGCGTTTTCCCCTTGAAGAACGCATTTACCGCTTGCGCTGTGTGGAAGCATGGTCGATGGTGGTGCCTTGGATTGGGTTTGAGTTGGGGGCGTTGTTAAAACAAGTCGAGCCATTAATGTCAGCCAAGTATGTGGCGTTTGAAACCCTGTACGACCCTGAGCAAATGCCCGGTCAACGAAGCCGCTTTACCGGTGGTGGTATTGATTACCCTTACGTAGAGGGTTTGCGTCTTGACGAAGCCATGCACCCGTTAACGCTCATGTCGGTTGGTCTTTACGGGAAGACCTTGCCACCTCAAAACGGTGCGCCTATCAGGCTTGTTGTACCGTGGAAGTATGGTTTTAAGAGCATTAAGTCTATTGTGAGAATTCGCCTTACCGATAAGAAACCGCCTACCACATGGAATCGACTGGCCGCCAACGAGTATGGCTTTTACGCCAACGTGAATCCAAACGTGTCGCACCCAAGGTGGAGCCAGGCCAGCGAGCGTAGAATAACCACAGGTGGGCTACTCGCCAGAAATCGCATCGACACCCAAATGTTCAACGGTTACAGCGAAGTCGCGCCGCTATACAAAGATATGGACTTATCCCGTTATTACTAG
- a CDS encoding sulfite oxidase heme-binding subunit YedZ: MPLRKKPFRLSVWQRRSLKGLIHLFALGYIAWLFFAGVTDQLGPDPVNTLINETGTWAIHFLLLTLTLSPLAKWLPSPEPMQFRRMIGVYTFVYAFAHLLTYIVFEIQLDMALVASEIVSRPYIIVGMAALLLLFALTATSFKHIQRNMGKKWQNLHNSIYLILPLALLHFSWSQKTFWQEPVWYWMIGLILMSPRMKQWYVRYQKKSQKKSRDKNAVV, translated from the coding sequence ATGCCGTTAAGAAAAAAACCATTTCGACTCTCTGTTTGGCAACGCCGCAGCCTAAAAGGTCTTATTCACCTTTTCGCATTGGGCTATATCGCCTGGTTGTTTTTTGCAGGGGTAACCGATCAGCTTGGTCCAGACCCTGTAAACACGCTCATCAATGAGACTGGAACCTGGGCAATTCACTTTCTTTTACTAACGCTTACTCTTAGCCCACTTGCTAAATGGCTACCAAGCCCAGAACCGATGCAATTCAGACGTATGATTGGCGTATACACCTTTGTGTACGCCTTTGCACACCTGCTCACATACATTGTGTTTGAAATCCAGCTTGATATGGCACTAGTGGCTAGCGAGATAGTAAGCAGGCCATACATCATTGTTGGCATGGCAGCGTTACTTCTTCTTTTTGCTCTCACCGCTACGTCGTTCAAGCATATCCAGCGCAACATGGGAAAAAAGTGGCAGAATCTTCACAACAGCATTTACCTGATCCTGCCCCTTGCACTACTTCATTTCAGCTGGTCGCAGAAGACGTTTTGGCAAGAGCCCGTTTGGTATTGGATGATTGGACTGATATTAATGAGCCCAAGAATGAAGCAGTGGTATGTGAGGTATCAGAAGAAAAGTCAAAAGAAGTCGAGAGACAAAAACGCAGTGGTGTGA
- a CDS encoding YqaA family protein gives MFLSAFLAATILPFSSEIVLSALYSSGLNWVLLLVVVSLGNVLGSVVNYALGFKFGKEIATDKLKVSEAAFKRASYTFTKWGKWSLFLCWVPIIGDPITLVAGVLRNPFWFFILAVTLSKTARYAALLYVLV, from the coding sequence ATGTTCTTATCGGCATTTTTGGCAGCCACTATATTGCCTTTTAGTTCTGAAATCGTGCTTAGTGCTTTATACAGTAGTGGGTTGAACTGGGTGTTGTTGCTTGTTGTTGTTTCGTTGGGAAATGTACTTGGCTCGGTGGTTAATTATGCATTGGGCTTCAAGTTCGGAAAAGAAATTGCGACCGATAAGTTAAAAGTGAGCGAAGCGGCGTTTAAACGTGCAAGCTACACCTTTACAAAGTGGGGGAAGTGGAGCTTGTTTTTATGCTGGGTACCTATTATTGGCGACCCTATCACTTTAGTAGCAGGTGTACTTAGAAACCCGTTTTGGTTTTTTATTCTCGCGGTAACGCTTAGCAAAACAGCGCGTTATGCTGCGTTGCTGTACGTGCTTGTTTAA
- a CDS encoding YchJ family protein — translation MRCYCCSSKSFDECCGPFIKGDKHPSSAEQLMRSRFSAYATAHYQYILETYTKEKQQGLSVEDLAQSAQGATWFALKVHPTLAASSVDNSVDSLVGNSVSSTEDSSIDSTVHADAKVEAVTNAEPISKTNLKSISKPITKPNNAIVEFTAYYFENKSMYQLHETSNFSVEDGKWRYHDGVLHDDCGKIKYGRNLPCVCGSNKKFKQCCATKSR, via the coding sequence ATGCGCTGCTACTGTTGCTCATCAAAATCCTTCGACGAATGCTGCGGGCCTTTTATTAAGGGTGATAAACACCCTAGTTCTGCAGAGCAACTTATGCGCTCCCGTTTTTCAGCCTACGCTACAGCGCATTATCAGTATATTCTTGAAACCTACACCAAAGAAAAGCAGCAGGGTCTTTCTGTAGAGGATTTGGCGCAAAGCGCACAAGGTGCGACATGGTTCGCACTTAAAGTTCACCCCACTCTAGCGGCTAGCTCCGTAGATAACTCCGTAGATAGCTTGGTAGGTAACTCGGTCAGTAGTACTGAAGATAGTTCGATAGACAGTACTGTACATGCTGACGCTAAAGTCGAAGCAGTAACCAACGCCGAGCCAATCTCTAAGACTAATTTAAAGTCCATCTCCAAACCCATCACCAAACCCAATAATGCCATTGTTGAATTCACTGCTTACTATTTTGAAAATAAAAGCATGTATCAGCTTCACGAAACGTCGAATTTTAGTGTTGAAGACGGTAAGTGGCGTTACCACGACGGCGTATTACACGACGACTGCGGCAAAATTAAATACGGGAGAAACCTACCTTGTGTTTGCGGTAGCAACAAAAAATTCAAACAGTGCTGCGCAACTAAGAGCCGCTAA
- a CDS encoding alpha-amylase family protein, producing the protein MKMKKHAAGVLIGAALSTLSYQSYADVILHAFNWTYDDVAAKAQEIADLGYTKVLVSPAYKSTGDQWWARYQPQDYRVIDNPLGDTADFQAMVNALNAKGVETYADIVFNHMANEAWKRSDLNYPGSEVLQQYSSNQGYYNGITLFGDVSSGLFGGGDFHGTYDQGGPKCISNYSDVGDVQYNRLCGAAPDPGLPDLDPNNWVVAQQKAYLQALKDMGVTGFRVDAAKHMTNYHINAVFDSNIKNGVHVFGEIITTGGAGSSEYDNFLAPYLSATGHSAYDFPLFAQIRSAFSFGGSMNALVDPGAYGQALSGDKAITFSITHDIPLNDGFRYQLLDPTDEHLANAYVLGRDGGVPLLYSDNNESGDNRWVDLYKRDDIKGMVKFHNGVQGSGMQVVSHNDCVIFFKRDHQGVVGINKCADGQDIWVDTSTDNLWWYRNYRDTLSNDVQYITTQWHKFYVPGRSARMWLME; encoded by the coding sequence ATGAAGATGAAGAAACATGCGGCAGGCGTTCTAATAGGCGCAGCACTGAGTACATTAAGTTATCAAAGCTATGCCGACGTTATACTACACGCATTTAACTGGACCTACGACGACGTAGCCGCAAAAGCCCAGGAAATTGCGGATCTTGGTTACACCAAAGTACTTGTTTCGCCTGCTTATAAATCGACAGGTGACCAGTGGTGGGCGCGATATCAACCACAGGACTATCGAGTTATTGATAACCCACTTGGTGACACTGCTGACTTTCAAGCGATGGTTAATGCATTAAATGCCAAAGGTGTAGAGACCTATGCGGATATTGTCTTTAATCATATGGCGAACGAAGCATGGAAACGTTCAGACTTAAACTACCCCGGAAGTGAAGTACTACAGCAATACTCATCAAATCAGGGATACTACAATGGCATCACATTATTTGGTGATGTAAGTAGCGGCCTTTTTGGCGGTGGTGACTTCCACGGTACGTATGATCAAGGTGGTCCTAAGTGCATTAGTAACTACAGCGACGTGGGCGATGTTCAGTACAATAGATTATGCGGCGCCGCGCCAGATCCTGGCTTGCCCGACCTAGACCCCAATAATTGGGTAGTAGCCCAGCAAAAAGCGTATCTTCAGGCGTTAAAAGACATGGGTGTAACCGGGTTCCGCGTTGATGCTGCAAAGCACATGACCAACTATCATATCAACGCGGTGTTCGACAGCAATATAAAAAACGGCGTGCATGTTTTCGGAGAAATAATTACCACGGGCGGTGCAGGCTCTAGTGAGTATGATAACTTCCTTGCACCTTATTTATCAGCAACAGGTCACTCGGCCTACGACTTCCCGCTTTTCGCGCAAATACGCAGTGCATTTAGCTTCGGTGGTTCGATGAATGCCTTAGTTGACCCAGGTGCGTACGGTCAGGCTTTATCAGGCGACAAGGCCATCACATTTAGTATTACCCACGACATCCCGCTAAACGACGGCTTCCGCTACCAGTTACTTGACCCTACCGACGAACATTTGGCAAATGCCTATGTACTAGGCCGTGACGGTGGTGTTCCATTACTGTACTCAGATAACAATGAAAGTGGTGATAATCGTTGGGTAGATTTGTACAAGCGTGATGACATCAAGGGTATGGTTAAATTCCATAACGGAGTTCAGGGCAGTGGCATGCAAGTGGTAAGTCATAATGACTGCGTTATTTTCTTCAAGCGTGACCATCAAGGCGTTGTGGGTATTAATAAATGCGCAGACGGCCAAGATATATGGGTAGATACATCTACGGACAATTTGTGGTGGTATAGAAATTACCGCGATACGTTAAGTAATGATGTGCAATATATTACAACTCAGTGGCACAAGTTCTATGTACCAGGAAGAAGCGCCCGAATGTGGCTTATGGAATAA
- a CDS encoding NADPH:quinone oxidoreductase family protein has translation MKAIVCESFGPLEELQFKDVADPEVKKGHVVVNVEAAGVNFPDGLLVQGLYQMQPDFPFIPGNEVAGTISEVGEGVSHLKEGQRVIALSNLGGYAEKALIPATHVMPLPDPIHVNEGAALVTAHATAHHALKQRAKLQPGETLVVTGAAGGTGLAAVQIGKIMGAKVIAVCSTEEKLALAKEYGADVLINYKEKDLKETLKEVTGGKGVDVVYECVGGDTFHACSRSMAWEGRLLVVGFAGGEIPKFPVNLALVKGYSVMGVFWGSFTQHDPKGFAENMQELLTWYVQGKVKVVVDEALPLEQATKAMAKVMNREVKGKMVLVP, from the coding sequence ATGAAAGCAATTGTATGCGAATCTTTTGGACCACTTGAAGAACTTCAATTTAAAGACGTTGCAGACCCAGAAGTAAAAAAAGGGCATGTAGTCGTAAATGTTGAAGCCGCAGGGGTGAACTTTCCAGACGGACTATTGGTGCAAGGTCTGTATCAAATGCAGCCAGACTTCCCGTTTATTCCTGGCAATGAAGTGGCAGGCACCATATCTGAAGTAGGTGAGGGCGTAAGCCATTTAAAAGAAGGGCAACGAGTTATTGCGTTGTCTAACTTAGGTGGTTACGCAGAAAAAGCGCTGATCCCTGCCACTCATGTTATGCCGTTACCTGATCCCATCCATGTTAATGAGGGGGCTGCTCTTGTAACTGCGCATGCGACAGCACATCACGCGTTAAAGCAGCGCGCAAAACTGCAGCCAGGCGAAACACTGGTTGTAACCGGCGCAGCGGGTGGTACTGGCTTAGCAGCAGTGCAAATAGGCAAGATTATGGGCGCTAAAGTTATTGCAGTTTGCTCAACAGAAGAAAAGCTGGCGCTTGCTAAAGAGTATGGCGCAGACGTTTTAATTAACTACAAAGAAAAAGATCTCAAAGAAACGCTGAAAGAAGTCACAGGCGGCAAAGGTGTCGATGTAGTTTATGAATGCGTTGGCGGTGACACATTCCACGCTTGCAGCCGCAGTATGGCATGGGAAGGGCGTTTACTTGTGGTTGGCTTTGCTGGCGGTGAGATCCCGAAATTTCCGGTTAATTTAGCGCTGGTAAAAGGCTATTCGGTTATGGGCGTATTTTGGGGCTCGTTTACTCAGCACGATCCAAAAGGCTTCGCGGAAAACATGCAAGAGCTTTTAACTTGGTATGTGCAAGGTAAGGTTAAGGTGGTCGTAGATGAAGCATTACCCTTAGAACAAGCAACGAAAGCCATGGCCAAGGTAATGAACCGGGAAGTGAAAGGTAAGATGGTGCTTGTGCCCTGA
- a CDS encoding phosphotransferase family protein: MSKDNAKAPHVIDLAVLNSYLSSACPSIGHVKSAEKFAGGQSNPTFKLTTDNGVYVLRRQPPGKLLKSAHAVDREFRVINALQGSEVPVPKAYHLCEDTSIIGSMFYIMAYVEGDIFWNSALPEIASSATRGAMYDEMNRVLAALHSVDIESAGLRDYGRPGSYFERQLSRWTKQYRASELEHVEEIESLIQYLEANLPKDDGQVSLVHGDFRLDNMMFDMSDPKNPRVVAVLDWELSTLGHPYADLAYQCMQLRLPSDIAHAAGLGGLDREQLGIPSEQEYINAYCERRGIDSISNWTFYLAFSFFRLAAILQGVVKRAHDGNASSEKAMQLGAMVRPLAQIANQTIHQSE; the protein is encoded by the coding sequence GTGTCTAAAGACAATGCGAAAGCCCCACATGTCATAGATTTAGCAGTGCTGAATTCGTATTTATCTTCTGCGTGCCCGAGTATTGGGCACGTCAAAAGCGCTGAGAAATTTGCGGGTGGGCAATCGAACCCGACGTTTAAACTTACTACGGATAACGGCGTTTATGTATTACGCCGTCAACCTCCGGGCAAATTACTGAAATCGGCCCATGCAGTTGACCGAGAATTTCGCGTTATCAACGCGTTGCAGGGCTCAGAAGTGCCTGTGCCCAAAGCGTACCATTTATGTGAAGATACCAGCATAATCGGTAGCATGTTTTACATTATGGCCTATGTTGAAGGTGACATTTTCTGGAATAGCGCACTGCCTGAAATAGCATCTTCTGCTACTCGTGGTGCCATGTATGATGAAATGAACCGAGTGCTTGCAGCGCTTCACAGTGTAGATATTGAAAGCGCAGGCTTACGCGATTATGGAAGGCCTGGCAGCTACTTTGAACGTCAGCTAAGCAGGTGGACAAAACAGTATCGTGCATCTGAACTTGAGCATGTTGAAGAAATTGAAAGTCTTATTCAGTATCTTGAGGCCAACCTGCCAAAAGATGATGGTCAAGTCTCGTTGGTCCATGGCGATTTTCGTTTAGACAACATGATGTTTGATATGTCTGACCCTAAAAACCCAAGAGTAGTCGCGGTACTTGATTGGGAATTATCAACGTTGGGGCATCCGTATGCCGATTTGGCTTACCAATGTATGCAGTTGCGCCTTCCCTCTGACATTGCGCACGCAGCTGGGTTAGGTGGTTTAGACAGAGAGCAGTTAGGCATTCCAAGTGAACAAGAATATATCAATGCGTATTGCGAGCGAAGAGGTATTGATAGCATTAGCAATTGGACGTTTTACCTCGCATTTAGTTTTTTCCGTTTAGCCGCTATTTTACAAGGCGTGGTAAAACGCGCACACGATGGCAATGCGTCAAGCGAGAAGGCTATGCAATTAGGTGCAATGGTGCGACCTCTGGCGCAAATTGCGAACCAAACCATTCACCAAAGCGAATAA
- a CDS encoding acyl-CoA dehydrogenase family protein yields the protein MNFEYNEKTQALLEKLKAFMKEEVYPIEKEYIHAVENGSANNGEGRWKTPEMMHTLKKRAKEAGLWNLFLPEEYKPYGAGLTNAEYAPLCEEMGRVLFSSEIFNCSAPDTGNMEVLAKYGNESQKKQWLEPLLNGEIRSAFAMTEPAVASSDATNIETSIKRDGDEYVINGRKWYTSGAMNENCKIMVVMGKTDFDAPRHQQQSQILVPMDTKGVTIVRPMAAMGYYDEPIGHAEVLFENVRVPAENLLLGEGRGFEIAQGRLGPGRIHHCMRLIGCAQRALDMACERVESRVAFGKPLSKQQSVRESIAQMHCDIEQARLLTLKAADKMDRYGNKVSRDLIAAIKIVAPTMACNVIDHAIQMHGAAGTSQDFVLSAMYAYARTIKLADGPDQVHMMQLGRNLIAEKAVAE from the coding sequence ATGAACTTTGAATATAATGAAAAGACCCAAGCACTTTTAGAAAAACTAAAAGCGTTTATGAAAGAAGAAGTGTATCCAATCGAAAAGGAATACATTCACGCCGTAGAAAATGGCTCTGCCAACAATGGCGAAGGCCGTTGGAAAACGCCTGAAATGATGCATACATTGAAAAAGCGTGCAAAAGAAGCGGGCCTTTGGAATTTGTTTTTACCTGAAGAATATAAGCCATATGGCGCGGGCTTGACTAACGCAGAGTATGCACCACTTTGTGAAGAAATGGGCAGAGTTTTGTTTAGCTCTGAAATCTTCAACTGTAGTGCGCCAGATACCGGCAATATGGAAGTGCTTGCGAAATACGGTAACGAGAGTCAGAAAAAGCAGTGGTTAGAGCCTCTCTTAAACGGGGAAATACGCTCAGCCTTTGCTATGACAGAGCCTGCAGTGGCATCAAGTGACGCGACAAACATCGAAACTTCCATTAAGCGCGATGGCGATGAATACGTTATCAACGGCCGTAAGTGGTACACCAGCGGTGCTATGAATGAAAACTGTAAAATTATGGTGGTAATGGGCAAAACTGATTTCGATGCGCCTCGTCACCAGCAGCAGTCTCAAATCTTAGTTCCTATGGACACCAAGGGTGTAACTATTGTTCGCCCAATGGCAGCAATGGGCTATTACGACGAGCCTATTGGTCATGCTGAAGTCTTGTTTGAAAACGTACGTGTACCGGCAGAAAACTTACTGCTTGGTGAAGGGCGTGGTTTTGAAATCGCGCAAGGGCGCTTAGGCCCGGGCCGTATTCACCATTGTATGCGCCTTATTGGCTGTGCACAGCGCGCGCTCGATATGGCCTGTGAACGAGTTGAAAGCCGAGTGGCGTTTGGCAAACCGTTGTCAAAACAGCAATCGGTTAGAGAAAGCATTGCGCAGATGCACTGTGATATTGAACAGGCGCGTCTGCTTACGTTGAAAGCGGCTGATAAGATGGATCGCTATGGCAACAAAGTATCGCGCGACCTTATCGCTGCTATCAAGATAGTTGCACCTACTATGGCCTGTAACGTTATCGACCATGCCATTCAGATGCACGGCGCTGCAGGTACAAGCCAAGATTTCGTATTGTCTGCCATGTACGCTTATGCGCGTACTATCAAGCTGGCAGATGGCCCTGATCAGGTTCACATGATGCAGTTAGGTCGTAATCTTATTGCTGAAAAAGCAGTCGCTGAATAA
- a CDS encoding histidine phosphatase family protein, producing MTDIYLVRHGQASFGKANYDKLSELGGQQAIWLGDYFKHRNVEFDAVFSGDMVRHHETKDGIASGIATEDYTLPEVTVNSALNEFNFQAVATAYLTRYPEAKVPEGASPSEYYRLLKKAMLAWSQDELAHELLDETWGQFEDRVHSMLTHLQSIDAKRVLVVSSGGAIAMMLKHILGYDAATVVNMNLQIRNASFSQCFANARGVHLNNFNSVPHLDVIDRLHAITYS from the coding sequence ATGACAGACATCTATTTAGTGCGACATGGTCAAGCGTCTTTTGGCAAAGCGAACTATGACAAACTTAGTGAACTGGGTGGGCAACAGGCCATTTGGCTTGGTGACTATTTCAAGCATCGCAATGTTGAATTTGATGCAGTTTTCTCTGGCGACATGGTAAGGCATCACGAAACCAAAGACGGTATTGCCTCGGGTATTGCTACTGAAGACTATACGCTACCTGAAGTTACGGTGAATAGCGCCCTGAATGAATTCAATTTTCAGGCAGTGGCTACCGCCTATTTAACACGCTACCCAGAAGCAAAAGTACCTGAAGGTGCATCGCCTTCTGAATATTACCGATTGCTAAAAAAAGCAATGCTTGCCTGGTCGCAAGACGAATTGGCGCATGAACTCCTTGATGAAACATGGGGTCAGTTCGAAGATAGAGTTCACAGTATGCTCACGCACCTTCAAAGTATAGATGCGAAGCGCGTACTTGTTGTGAGCTCGGGCGGCGCAATTGCCATGATGCTTAAACATATTCTTGGCTACGATGCGGCCACCGTTGTAAATATGAATTTGCAGATCCGAAATGCCAGTTTTTCTCAATGCTTTGCCAATGCGCGAGGCGTTCACCTTAATAACTTCAACAGCGTACCTCACCTGGATGTGATTGACAGGTTACACGCCATTACCTACAGCTAA